CCGACGACGAAGGCGAATGATCGCGGTCTATACTTTGCAGACGGTATTGTGACCGGCCGCACAAACCCTTGCCCATGTGCTCAAGGCGCACCTTGGCTGGCCGACACAGTGGCTACAGGAGAACCGACTCATGCTGCCGCCGATCATTCCGCTCAGTGCCGTCCCCGTGACCTCGCAACAAGACCCCGTCAAGCAGAGCCCCAATATTCCTCCGGTGGTTCCGGCCCAGCCTGCCTCCAGCGATGGCACTATCGACCTCAAGCAGCAGCGCGACCCGCAGGATGAAGCCTATCGGCTGCGTGAGGAACAACGCCGCCAGCAGCAGCGCCGTCAGCAACGCCGCCAGGACGAGCAGGAAGAACTCTACAGCGCCATGCCCGGCGATGAACTCAATGCCGACAATACCGTGCCGGTGGCGCCACTGGGTGAGCGGCCACGCCAGGGGTTGCTGGTGGACATCGAAGTCTGAGGCGGGGCTGTTCAGCGTCGCCATCAGGCTTCATCATGAGCGCATCCGCTGTCAGTCGAGCCCGCCCATGAGCCAAGACAACCTGATCGACTTCGGCGCCGAGCGCGCCAAACGCATCCACGACATCAAGGACAAGCGCCTGGATGAAATGCGCCAGGCCTTCGAACAGGCCATGCCGTTGAGCAAAAGCAATAAAAAGAAAGGCAAAAGCAAGCCCAAGAAGCGCTGAAAACTGATGCAGGTCAAACCTGCGCCCCCTCTTGTGCCCGGTCCCGGGCCCTATTGACCCTGGTCAATTTCTCCTCCCCGCACATTCGTTACCTTGCACACATCGGACAACGGCAACGAATCGGGAGGCCGACATGTTCTTCGACAACGTGGTGATCGCCGGTGTGGTGACAGTCGGGTTGATGTTGACGTTCTTTGCCGGTCTGGGACTTTTCATCTGGAAGGATGCGAACAAGCGCAAATCGCGCTGATCCTTCCGGGTATACGAGCACGCAAGGCATTTAGGGCGACTTCGGTCGCCTATTTTTTTGCCGTTTTAAAAGATGATTAGCTAGCTAATTAGTTGATGGCATTTTATTCTTCCGTTCGTTGTCTATCGTTCTATTCAATATCCCCCCGCAAGGTCCGCTTCGTGCCCATCACCCTCCAGGCCCTGTTCGCACCCACTAGCCCTGCTCTGAAGTTCGCCATCAAGACCCTGCTGGGCGGTGGACTGGCGCTGTGGCTGGCGCTGCGCTGGGGGTTGGAACAACCCGCCTGGGCCTTGATGACTGCGTTCATCGTGGCACAGCCGCTGTCGGGCATGGTAGTGCAGAAGGGGCTGGCGCGACTGGCCGGCACCCTGGTCGGTACGTTCATGTCGGTGGTGTTCATCGGCCTGTTCGCCCAGACCCCGTGGTTGTTCCTGCTGACCCTCGCCTTGTGGCTGGCGCTCTGTACCGCCGCATCAACCCAGCTACGCAGTGCCTGGGCGTACGCCTTCGTGTTGGCGGGCTATACCGCAGCGATCATCGCGTTGCCGGCGATCGACCACCCTTTGCAGGTGTTCGACCAGGCGGTGGCGCGCTGCACCGAAATCTGCCTGGGCATCGTCTGCGCCACAGCCACCAGCGCGCTGATCTGGCCGATGCGCGTCGAGCAGCAACTCGGCGGCCAGGCGCGGCAGGCCTGGCAGAACGGCATGCAGACCGCCAGTGCCATGCTCGGCGGTGAAGACGAGGCGCGCCAGGGGCTGCTGGACATCCTTGGGCGCATCGTCGCCATCGACGTTCAGCGTGAACATGCCTGGTTCGAAGGCAGTCGTGGCCGCCAGCGGGCCCGCGCAATCCGTGGCCTGAGCCAGAAGCTGATGGTGCTGCTGCGCATTTCGCGTTCGGTGCGTCGTCAGTGGCGTCAGCTCGACGAACAGCAAGCGGCGCACCTGGCGCCCTGGCTGGAGGAGGTTCGGACCCAGTTGGCCAACCCCGATCAGCCCAGCCTTCTGTTATTGCGCCAACGTATCTGGGACGCAGCCCACGACGAACAGATCAGCCCCGCCGAGCATTTCTGCCTGGCGCGCCTGGCCCTGCTGCTGGACTTCGCCATGGCCGCCACCCAGGCGCTGCTCGATGTGGAGGAAGGGCGAACGCCCAAGGACGTATCGCTGGGCCTGGCGGCGCATCGCGACCTGCCGCTGGCGCTGCTGTTCGGTTCGCGCAGTGCGTTGGCGTTTCTGGTCATGAGCAGTTTCTGGCTGGCCACGGCCTGGCCCTCGGCCCCCGGAGGCCTGGTGCTGACCTGCGTGGTCTGCAGCCTGTTCGCCAGCCGCGAGAACGGCGCGCAGATCGGCTTGAGCTTTCTGCGTGGCATCTTGCTGGCGATTCCGGTGGCGTTTTTCGTCGGGCAGATCCTGTTGCCACAATGGAGCAGTTTCGCCTTGCTGTGTCTTGGCATGGGCGTACCGCTGTTCTTCGGTGCGCTGGGCATGGCCCATCCGCGCACGGGGCCGACGGCGACCTCGTACTGCCTGCATTTCATCGTGCTGGTGGCGCCTCTGAACGCCATGCACTTCGACGTGGCCAGCATGCTCAACAGCGCCCAGGCCATGCTCATCGGTGTGGGGGCGGCGGTACTGGCGTTTCGGTTGGTCGTGCTGCGTCATCCGAAGTGGCTGGGTCGGCGCCTGAGGGCCGCCACCCAGAGCGACCTGGTTCGCCTGACCCATCGCGACCTGCGGGGCGCCGACAGTTGGTTCGGTGGACGCATGGCCGATCGCCTGATGCAGTTGGCCCGTCATGCCAGCGAGTTGCCCGAGGCCGAGCGCAAGCGTTGGGACGATGGCCTGCATGGCTTGGACATCGGTGACGAACTGGTGCACCTGCGCATGTGCCTGGCGGTGGCCCAGGTACCGTTGGCCGGTGCCGAGCGCCAGTACCTGCAGCAACTGGAGGCGGTTCTGGCCAGTGGCCCTGCGCCTGGGCGCGGCCAGCGTCTGGATGCCGCCAGCGAGCAGTTCATCGAGGCCCTGCGCCGCCAGCCGTCGAGCGACCCGCTGCGCCTGGCTATCGGCGCGGTCCTGCAATTGCAGAAGAGCTGGGGCAAGTGGTGCCGTTGGCAGGAGGAAGTCCATGGGGTTGCGTGAGTGGGCGCTGGGCGGCGTATTGCTCAGCCCGTTTCTGATCTACGTGTTGATGGCGTTGGTGCTTACTGGGCTGTTGCGCTGGGTGGTGCAGGCGACGCCACTAGGTCGCTGGATCTGGCATGAAGCGCTGTTCGATGCGGCGTTGTTCGTCTGTGTGCTGTCGTTGGTGGTACATCTGTTGGGACCTTTGTAAGGAGTCAGTCCATGCGTACAGCGGTACGTACCCTGGTCACCCTGTGCGTGGTGGCCATTGCCGGGTTTGCCGGATATCACCTCTGGCAGTACTACATGCTTACCCCCTGGACGCGCGATGCGCGGGTGCGGGCCGATGTGGTGGTGATCGCCCCGGACGTGTCCGGCTGGGTGCGCGAACTGCGGGTACACGACAACCAGCCGGTGAAGGCCGGCGATGTCTTGATGATCATCGATCACGAGCGCTTCCAGGCGGCTTTCGACCAGGCCAGTGCCGTGGCTGAAACCCGCACCCAGCAGTTGCGCCTGCGTGAGCGCGAAGCGGCTCGGCGCACGGCCCTTGGGCCGGAGGCGATCAGCGCCGAGCTGCGCGAGAACGCCCAGATCAATGCTGCCATCGCCCGTGGTGAACTGCACGAGGCGCAAGCGCAACTGCAGGTGGCCAAGATCAACCTGGCCCGTAGCGAAGTGCGCGCACCGCGCGACGGTCACATCACCAACCTGCGACTGGCCCAAGGCAACTACGTCAATACCGGGCAATCGATGATGGCGCTGGTGGACGACTCGACTTTCTATATCCAGGCCTATTTCGAGGAAACCAAGCTGCCGCGCATTCGTGTCGGGGATCCGGTGAAGGTCTGGCTGATGGGGGCGGGGGAGGCCATGCATGGGCATGTGGAGAGCATCAGCCGGGGCATCACTGACCGCAACTCGACCCCGGACGGACAGTTGTTGCCGGAGGTGGAACCGACCTTCAACTGGGTCAGGTTGGCGCAGCGGATACCGGTGAGGATCAGGCTGGACGAGATCCCCGCAGGGGTGAATCTCAGCGCCGGGATGACCGCAAGCGTGCAGGTTCGGGAGGATGAAGTACAGCGCTGAGCAAGCGCCCCCACAGGCACCTAGCGTGCCTGTGGGGGCGCTTGCCGATCAGGGTTGCTGGGCAGTGGCTGCCAGGACGATCTCGCGGATGCACACATGTTGCGGCTGCTGGTACGCCCAGACGATCGCCCCAGCCACATCCTCGGCCTTGAGCACTACACCGCCCATGTCATTGGCTTTCCACGACTCGTAGTCGCGCTTGATGCCCTCGTCGGTGGTGTGGCCGAGCAGCTCGGTCTCAACTGCGCCCGGCGCGATGGTGACGACACGCACGTTGTGTGGCGCCAGCTCTTCGCGCAGGTTTTCCGACAGGCCATGCACGGCGAACTTGGTGCCGACGTAGGCGACATGGTTGGGGAAGGTCTTGCGCCCGGCGACGGAGCTGACGTTGATCAGGGTGCCGGCTCGACGCGCGACCATGCCGCTGGCCAGTGCATGCACGCCGTTGAGCAGGCCTTTGACGTTGATGTCGATCATCCGGTCCCACTGCTCAGGATCCTGCTCGTGCACCTGGCCCAGCAGCATCACGCCGGCATTGTTCACCAGCGCGTCGGCCGGGCCGTACAAGGCTTCGGCTTCGTTCACCGCCGCCACCAGCGCGGCACGGTCGCGAATGTCCACGGCGCGACACAGGCAGTTGGGCAGGGCCAATGCTTCGAGACGTTCCAGGCGACGAGCGATCAGCAGCAGCGGGTGACCTGCGGCCGAGAATTGCTGGGCCGTGGCGGCCCCGATACCGGAGCTGGCGCCGGTGATGATGATCAGAGGTTTGTTCATGAGCGCCTCCAAGGCATAATCGTTTTCGATGGCCAGGATTGTAAGCATCGATCCAGACCATGAAAAACGGCTTATTCCTCTGGCTGGCATCGGTTTTATCTATGGATATTCGTCATCTCAAGGCGTTCATCGCTGTGTTCGAAGAGCGCAACATCACTTTGGCCGCGCAGCGCCTGTGCGTGGCTCAGCCGACATTGTCAGTGACCATCCGGCAACTCGAGGAGGACCTCGGCGTCAGCCTGTTCCTGCGCCAGGCCCGCGGTGTGGACGTCAGCGAGCACGCGCGGGCGCTGTATCCGCAGGCGTGCCGCATGGTTGCCGAAGCCGAGGCGCTGCGCCTGCGCTTTCGCCAGGAACAGGAGCGTGTCCCGCTCGCGCTGGGTATCGAGGCCGATATCGCCCCGGCCCAGGTCGAAGCATGCGTGCGTCTTGCGGCTCAGGCCGTGCCTGGGCTGCAATTGACGTTGCTGGACGGTTGCGAGGGCGATGCGCGGCTGGCCGATGAAGCCGAGCGCTGTGAGGATGAGCTCTTCCTTGCGCTGTGGGAAGAATCGTTTGTCCTGGTCATGGCCACCGGCAGCCAGCCCGACGGTCGCTGGATCACCTGCCCGCAGCATCCTTCGCACCAGCGCCTGATGGGGCTATATGGCGAGGGTGAGCAGGTGGCACAGGCCGGATCATTGCAACTGGCGTTGGCGTTGGTCGCCGCCGGGCTGGGCGCGGCCTGGTTGCCGCAGTCGCTGGCCGAGCGCCACCCAGGGGTCTACTGGCAACCAGGGCCCGGCCCGGCGCTGAGGCGTCGGGTCGGGTTGTGCTACGCCGCCCAGGCGCTGGACATTCCTGCCCTGGCGAGCTTGCAGCAGGCGCTGAGCGGCAGCAGCCTGGGTTAGAGGAACATGCCGCCGGAGACTTCCAGACGCTGCCCGGTAATCCAGCCATTACTGTCCTCAAGCAACAGGGCGATGGCTGCGCCGATATCGTCGGGCAGGCCGGCGCGGCCCAGGGCAGTATTGCTGGCCACGAAGGCGTTGGCCGATCAGCTCGATCCGGCGTTATCCGGCGCTCGCTGAAAAACCTTGGCGAAGGCGGCGCAGGTTGCGTTAGGCTGCGCAACAAACGATCTGCGCGTTGCCCGATAGAGGCAACCGTTCCCGCCTGGCGTGCGTTCCTTCCGATTTCTTTGCGAGGTAACGTCATGGCCATTACATCCCAGGATATCTGCACAGCTGCCGAGCAGCTCAACGGCTTCGTCGGTTTTCACGGCAAGCGTGGCACGCATATCGTGCGCTTTTCCGAGGACGCATTCGGTATGGATGTCGCGGATGCGAGCATCACGCCCTGCAGCGAGTTCGTCTGGCGTCCCGAGTCGGGGCGGCGCATGGCGCTCTGCCGTGAGCGTCTGGCACTGTTGCTGCGACAGCATGTGGACGATCGCCTGAACATTGGCGAGCCGCTGCGGATCTATCTGCGCCGCACCGACCTGCCGGAGATCGTCGCCGAGCGTAGCCTGCGCTGAGCCAGCAGGTTCAGTCGGGGTAGGCCAGCTTGAGAGGGCCAGCCTCGCTGCGGGCGACGTTGACCTGGTTGCGGCCTTGATGCTTGGCGGTGTAGAGGGCCTTGTCGGCGTCTTCAAGCCACTGCTCGGGCGTTTTCAGCCCAGGGTGATAGGCCGAGAGGCCTATGCTCAGGCTGATGCGCAATTCCGGCAGTTGCGGGTTGCGATAGGCGCTGACCTGCTCACGCAGGCGCTCCATCGCAACGCCCGCCTGGTCTTGATCGGTGGCAGGCAGGATCAGACAGAACTCGTCACCGCCGTAGCGCCCGGCCAGGTCATCGTCGCGCAGGACGCGCTTGAGCTCGTGGCTCAGCTGGCGGAGCACGCAATCGCCGACCACGTGGCCGAAGGTGTCATTGATGGTCTTGAAATGGTCGATGTCGATCAGGGCGATCACGGCCGGGGCCTGCTGCTGGTGGCAGATCTGGAACCTCAGCAGCAGCAAGTCTTTCCATGAGCCATGGTTGAGCAGCCCGGTGAGGCTGTCGGTGCGGCTCAGGGCGCTCAGTCGACGCTTGTGGTCGGCCAGTTTGATTGCCAATTGATAGCAGACCCAACCGAGCGCCAGCGGGTAGAGCGTCAACATTGGCAGGCAGGCATAGACCTGCAATGCCGAGGCTTGCAATTGCAGCCCGGGGCCGAACAGCGCCATGGCCAGCAGCATGCCTGTCAGCTGCGCGAGCAACCCGCGCAGTACCATGCGCTTGCCGCCTGCAGCGACGTTGTTCATGGTCATCATCGACAGGATGGTCACGGTCGGCAACGGATTGAAATGAATGGCCGCGGCCCAGAAACCGCCGCTCAGCGAATCGAGCAACAGGTTGCGCTGTTCGGCGCGGTAGGGGGCAGGGGAGCGGATCGCCCATTGATAAGCCAGGTGCGGCCAGGCCAGGCCGTTGAATAGCATCAGCAGCCACACCCAGGTGGGTGGTTGCAGCGGGGCAAGTGCCGCCATGACGCTGAACAGGCCGATGCCCATGCCGATGGTCCGCGGCAGATAGATGCGCCTGACGAAGGAGAGCCCCTTGCCGCTTCTGTTGTCGATCATGTCTATCGTTCTTTTTCTGCAGAAGCCGTTTATCGCATAAGTTGCATGAATATTGTTGAACAATGATTCACGGCGGAAAAATGACCTTACAAGCCAATTCACGGTTGATCCGATCATTGTGAGGTAGCATGAAGCCTTTGTTCCTCCTCGGAGTGCTCCTGCTCATGGCCCCCATGGCTTCCCCCGCCGGCGAGCCGGCACCTTACAGGGATGGGCGTTTTCACAACCAGGCCGAGCTGCCCAAGGATGGCGTGCTCAAGAAGTTGCGCATCGGCCTCAAGTATCTGCTGCTGCGCAAACCTCCCGAAACACGTCCTGCCATTCCCCCGAGCCTGCAGCCAATGACCCGCCAGCAGGTACTCGATGCCCCGGACCACAGCCTCTGGCGTCTGGGCCATTCCACGGTACTGCTAAAACTGCGTGGGCACTTCTTCATTACAGACCCGGTATTTGCCGAACGCGCCTCGCCCGTGTAATGGGCCGGCCCGCTGCGCTTCCACGCTTCGCCGCTGGCAGTCGACCAGCTTCCGCCGCTGGCAGCGGTGATTCTGTCCCACGACCATTTCGATCATCTCGATGAGTCGGCCATACGCCAGCTGGCGCCAAGCACCGGCCAGTTTCTTGCACCGCTGGGCGTGGGCGATCGTTTGGTCGAGTGGGGCGTGCCGAGCGACAAGGTGCGTCAGCTGGACTGGTGGCAGGAAACCGAAGTCGCAGGCGTGCGTTTCGTCGCCACACCGGCGCAGCACTTTTCTGGGCGCGGCCTGTTCGACAGTAACAGCACCTTGTGGGCGTCGTGGGTGGTGATCGATGAAGGGCTGCGCCTGTTCTTCAGTGGTGATACCGGATATTTCGAAGGCTTTCGCGAAATCGGCGAGCGCTTCGGACCCTTCGATCTGACATTGATGGAGACCGGTGCCTACAACCTGGCCTGGCCCAATGTGCATATGCAGCCTGAGCAGAGCCTGCAAGCGCACCTGGATCTGCGCGGACGCTGGATGCTGCCGATCCACAATGGAACGTTCGATCTCTCCCTGCACAGCTGGCAGGAGCCTTTCGAGCGCATCGTCGCGCTCGCGGCGCAGGCCCAGGTACCGTTGAGCACGCCACAGATGGGCGAGCGCGTCAGTCTGGATTCGCCCCATGCAGGGCAGAACTGGTGGCAGCCCAGGCCTTTGCGTCAGCGAGGCGACAGCACCGAGCGTGCAGTGGCGGTGCGCTGAGTATCAGCTTTCACGGCCCTTCTTTATTGGCGACTCCTGTTCATCATCCAGCAGCTTCGACGGCGGCTTGCCGCTGTCGCTGCGTACCTGGGCGTGGCTGATGAGGGCGAAGATGAAGCTGCCACCGATGATGTTGCCGGCCAGGGTCGGCAGGGCGAACTCCAGCCAGAAGCTGGGCCAGGTCTGCTCTCCGGCCCAGACCAGATAGGACACTTCTACCGAGCCGACGACGATATGGGTGAAGTCGCCCAGAGCCATCAGGTAGGTGATCATCAGGATGATCCAGATCTTGGCGTTCTCCATGGATGGGATCATCCAGACCATGGTCGCGATCATCCAGCCCGAGATGATGCCCTTGGCGAACATCTGGCTCGGATCGTTGTGCATCACCTTGCGCCCGATTTCGAGGAAGGCCACATCGGTCTTGCTGTCGAAGATCGGCAGCTCGAGCATCACCCAGGCCACCAGCAAGGTGCCGGCGAGATTGCCCATCAGCACCACTGTCCACAGGCGTATCAGGCGGCCGAGGTTGGCGAGGGTAGGGGCGGTCATTACCGGCAACACGGCAGTCAGGGTGTTTTCGGTGAACAACTGTTGGCGAGCGAGGATCACGGCAAGAAAACCGGCAGCGTAGCCGAGGCTGGCAATCACCTGGCTGCTGTCGTTGTCTGGCAGGCGTGCATAGAACAGTCCCATCGCCATCAGCGACAGGCCCATGGTCAGGCCGGCGGCCAGTGCCGACCACCACAGGGCTGCCAGGGTGCGTTCCAGTTCCTGATCGCCCTGGGCGCGGATGATCTCGTGCAGTACTGCTGCGCGGGGTGGCTGGTTATGGCTGACTTCCTGCT
The Pseudomonas putida genome window above contains:
- the ccoM gene encoding cytochrome c oxidase subunit CcoM, with amino-acid sequence MFFDNVVIAGVVTVGLMLTFFAGLGLFIWKDANKRKSR
- a CDS encoding FUSC family protein; this translates as MPITLQALFAPTSPALKFAIKTLLGGGLALWLALRWGLEQPAWALMTAFIVAQPLSGMVVQKGLARLAGTLVGTFMSVVFIGLFAQTPWLFLLTLALWLALCTAASTQLRSAWAYAFVLAGYTAAIIALPAIDHPLQVFDQAVARCTEICLGIVCATATSALIWPMRVEQQLGGQARQAWQNGMQTASAMLGGEDEARQGLLDILGRIVAIDVQREHAWFEGSRGRQRARAIRGLSQKLMVLLRISRSVRRQWRQLDEQQAAHLAPWLEEVRTQLANPDQPSLLLLRQRIWDAAHDEQISPAEHFCLARLALLLDFAMAATQALLDVEEGRTPKDVSLGLAAHRDLPLALLFGSRSALAFLVMSSFWLATAWPSAPGGLVLTCVVCSLFASRENGAQIGLSFLRGILLAIPVAFFVGQILLPQWSSFALLCLGMGVPLFFGALGMAHPRTGPTATSYCLHFIVLVAPLNAMHFDVASMLNSAQAMLIGVGAAVLAFRLVVLRHPKWLGRRLRAATQSDLVRLTHRDLRGADSWFGGRMADRLMQLARHASELPEAERKRWDDGLHGLDIGDELVHLRMCLAVAQVPLAGAERQYLQQLEAVLASGPAPGRGQRLDAASEQFIEALRRQPSSDPLRLAIGAVLQLQKSWGKWCRWQEEVHGVA
- a CDS encoding DUF1656 domain-containing protein; its protein translation is MGLREWALGGVLLSPFLIYVLMALVLTGLLRWVVQATPLGRWIWHEALFDAALFVCVLSLVVHLLGPL
- a CDS encoding HlyD family secretion protein; its protein translation is MRTAVRTLVTLCVVAIAGFAGYHLWQYYMLTPWTRDARVRADVVVIAPDVSGWVRELRVHDNQPVKAGDVLMIIDHERFQAAFDQASAVAETRTQQLRLREREAARRTALGPEAISAELRENAQINAAIARGELHEAQAQLQVAKINLARSEVRAPRDGHITNLRLAQGNYVNTGQSMMALVDDSTFYIQAYFEETKLPRIRVGDPVKVWLMGAGEAMHGHVESISRGITDRNSTPDGQLLPEVEPTFNWVRLAQRIPVRIRLDEIPAGVNLSAGMTASVQVREDEVQR
- a CDS encoding SDR family oxidoreductase, with protein sequence MNKPLIIITGASSGIGAATAQQFSAAGHPLLLIARRLERLEALALPNCLCRAVDIRDRAALVAAVNEAEALYGPADALVNNAGVMLLGQVHEQDPEQWDRMIDINVKGLLNGVHALASGMVARRAGTLINVSSVAGRKTFPNHVAYVGTKFAVHGLSENLREELAPHNVRVVTIAPGAVETELLGHTTDEGIKRDYESWKANDMGGVVLKAEDVAGAIVWAYQQPQHVCIREIVLAATAQQP
- a CDS encoding LysR family transcriptional regulator, producing MDIRHLKAFIAVFEERNITLAAQRLCVAQPTLSVTIRQLEEDLGVSLFLRQARGVDVSEHARALYPQACRMVAEAEALRLRFRQEQERVPLALGIEADIAPAQVEACVRLAAQAVPGLQLTLLDGCEGDARLADEAERCEDELFLALWEESFVLVMATGSQPDGRWITCPQHPSHQRLMGLYGEGEQVAQAGSLQLALALVAAGLGAAWLPQSLAERHPGVYWQPGPGPALRRRVGLCYAAQALDIPALASLQQALSGSSLG
- a CDS encoding DUF2025 family protein, giving the protein MAITSQDICTAAEQLNGFVGFHGKRGTHIVRFSEDAFGMDVADASITPCSEFVWRPESGRRMALCRERLALLLRQHVDDRLNIGEPLRIYLRRTDLPEIVAERSLR
- a CDS encoding diguanylate cyclase, whose product is MIDNRSGKGLSFVRRIYLPRTIGMGIGLFSVMAALAPLQPPTWVWLLMLFNGLAWPHLAYQWAIRSPAPYRAEQRNLLLDSLSGGFWAAAIHFNPLPTVTILSMMTMNNVAAGGKRMVLRGLLAQLTGMLLAMALFGPGLQLQASALQVYACLPMLTLYPLALGWVCYQLAIKLADHKRRLSALSRTDSLTGLLNHGSWKDLLLLRFQICHQQQAPAVIALIDIDHFKTINDTFGHVVGDCVLRQLSHELKRVLRDDDLAGRYGGDEFCLILPATDQDQAGVAMERLREQVSAYRNPQLPELRISLSIGLSAYHPGLKTPEQWLEDADKALYTAKHQGRNQVNVARSEAGPLKLAYPD
- a CDS encoding formate/nitrite transporter family protein, with product MSKAQNEKTPGLSADEEQEVSHNQPPRAAVLHEIIRAQGDQELERTLAALWWSALAAGLTMGLSLMAMGLFYARLPDNDSSQVIASLGYAAGFLAVILARQQLFTENTLTAVLPVMTAPTLANLGRLIRLWTVVLMGNLAGTLLVAWVMLELPIFDSKTDVAFLEIGRKVMHNDPSQMFAKGIISGWMIATMVWMIPSMENAKIWIILMITYLMALGDFTHIVVGSVEVSYLVWAGEQTWPSFWLEFALPTLAGNIIGGSFIFALISHAQVRSDSGKPPSKLLDDEQESPIKKGRES